The following coding sequences lie in one Chthoniobacterales bacterium genomic window:
- a CDS encoding UPF0175 family protein, with translation MVHIDAMELTLPKSLSERLSTRDAALHLAIGLFISEEATLGQAASTAGLSQSDFLRELGRRGIAMHYGEHELAEDLRMVDALSAR, from the coding sequence ATGGTTCATATTGATGCAATGGAGCTGACGCTGCCAAAGTCTCTGAGCGAACGCCTTTCCACCCGCGATGCTGCGTTGCATCTGGCCATCGGGCTGTTCATATCCGAGGAAGCCACGCTGGGCCAAGCGGCGAGCACGGCCGGCCTCTCGCAAAGCGATTTCCTCCGTGAACTGGGGCGCCGCGGTATTGCGATGCACTACGGCGAACACGAACTCGCCGAGGATCTGCGGATGGTCGATGCGCTGTCGGCGCGATGA
- the metH gene encoding methionine synthase yields MSKPDTAQALQALLAERIVYLDGAMGTMVQRHKLDEAAYRGKRFAGWPSDVKGNNDLLVLTQPQVIRGIHEQYIAAGADLIETNTFNSTTISQADYGMEELVPELNREAAKLARAAADACKSRRVFVAGAVGPMSKTLTISRDVNDPGAREVTFQQVAAAYREQIENLITGGVDVLLVETVFDTLNCKAALYAIAQYFADKNISLPVMVSGTITDLSGRTLTGQTTEAFLNSISHFPLLSVGLNCALGPKEMRPYIEELAHLAPFHVSAYPNAGLPDPLSPTGFPETPESLAPQLREWAEQGWLNIIGGCCGTTPDHIAAIVKATRDVRPRRIPERTRTLRLSGLEPFTARPEIPFINIGERTNVTGSPKFAKLILGNQYDEALAVARQQVEAGAQIIDVNMDEGMLDGAAAMTKFLQLVASEPDISRVPIMIDSSKWEVIEAGLRCVQGKCVVNSISLKEGEEKFKEQARQVMRYGAAVIVMAFDEKGQADNYERRIEICRRAYKILVEEVGFAAEDIIFDPNILTVATGIEEHNNYAVDFIEATRWIKQNLPYARVSGGVSNISFSFRGNNPVREAMHTAFLYHAIKAGLDMGIVNAGQLGVYAEIPPDLLELIEDVLLNRRPDATERLVAFAETVKGAGRAAVEKDTKWREAPVEERLAHALIKGIVDHIDEDTEEARQKYPRPLDVIEGPLMNGMRIVGDLFGEGKMFLPQVVKSARVMKRSVAWLTPYMERERAANPNARAQGKVLMATVKGDVHDIGKNIVGVVLACNSYEVVDLGVMVSCEKILAEARTHGVDVIGLSGLITPSLDEMMHVASEMKREGFDIPLLIGGATTSRAHSAVKIAPHYDKEVVHVTDASRVVGVVSQLLNPDTRPKFAADLSADYERLRTEFAAKQRDAKLVGIEEARKRRFAPDWSKESIDTPAFTGVKVFDDFPLEELVDYIDWSPFFHAWELRGRFPSILEDEVVGQHATELYNDARKMLDRMVQEKWVTAKGVCAIMPANTVGDDIEIYADADRSKVLKTFHTLRQQLDKSSGQPDYALADFLAPKGSGRIDYCGGFTVTAGIGVEERAKAFEAEHDDYSAIMLKALADRLAEAFAERMHKEVRDLWGYGKSESLSNEDLIREKYRGIRPAPGYPACPDHTEKWTLFDLLESTKHTGVKLTESLAMMPASSVSGLYFAHPEAKYFAVGKIQRDQIEDYAKRKGMTVAEVEKWLSPNLAYESKR; encoded by the coding sequence CACGAGCAATACATTGCGGCCGGGGCGGACCTCATCGAGACCAACACCTTCAACAGCACGACCATCTCCCAAGCCGACTACGGGATGGAGGAACTGGTCCCCGAGTTGAACCGCGAAGCGGCCAAGCTCGCGCGGGCCGCGGCCGATGCGTGCAAGAGCCGCCGCGTCTTCGTCGCGGGTGCGGTCGGGCCGATGAGCAAAACGCTCACCATTTCCCGCGATGTCAACGATCCCGGTGCACGCGAGGTGACGTTCCAGCAAGTGGCTGCCGCCTACCGCGAGCAGATCGAGAATCTTATCACCGGCGGGGTGGATGTGCTCCTCGTCGAAACCGTCTTCGACACGCTGAATTGCAAAGCCGCGCTTTATGCCATTGCGCAATATTTCGCCGACAAAAACATCAGCTTGCCCGTCATGGTCTCGGGCACCATCACCGATTTGAGCGGACGCACGCTCACTGGTCAGACGACCGAGGCTTTTCTCAATTCCATTTCGCACTTTCCGCTGCTCAGCGTCGGGCTCAACTGCGCGCTCGGACCCAAGGAAATGCGTCCTTACATCGAGGAACTCGCGCACCTCGCTCCGTTTCATGTCAGTGCGTATCCGAACGCCGGCTTGCCCGACCCGCTTTCGCCGACCGGATTCCCCGAGACGCCAGAGTCGCTCGCCCCGCAGTTGCGCGAATGGGCCGAGCAGGGGTGGCTCAACATCATCGGCGGCTGTTGCGGCACCACGCCCGATCACATCGCTGCCATCGTCAAAGCCACGCGGGACGTCAGGCCGCGTCGCATCCCCGAGCGCACACGCACGCTGCGCCTGAGCGGACTCGAGCCCTTCACCGCGCGTCCCGAGATCCCGTTCATCAACATCGGCGAGCGCACCAACGTCACCGGCTCGCCCAAATTCGCCAAGCTCATCCTCGGCAACCAATATGACGAGGCGCTGGCCGTGGCCCGCCAGCAAGTCGAAGCCGGCGCACAGATCATAGATGTCAACATGGACGAGGGGATGCTCGACGGCGCCGCCGCCATGACCAAATTCCTCCAGCTCGTGGCCAGCGAGCCGGACATCTCGCGCGTGCCGATCATGATCGATTCCTCGAAGTGGGAAGTCATCGAGGCCGGCCTGCGCTGCGTGCAGGGCAAGTGCGTGGTCAACTCCATCTCGCTCAAAGAGGGTGAGGAGAAATTCAAAGAACAGGCCCGCCAAGTCATGCGTTACGGCGCGGCGGTCATCGTCATGGCATTCGATGAAAAGGGTCAGGCGGACAATTACGAGCGCCGCATCGAAATCTGCCGGCGCGCCTACAAGATCCTCGTCGAGGAAGTCGGCTTCGCCGCGGAAGACATCATTTTCGACCCGAACATCCTTACCGTTGCCACGGGTATCGAGGAACACAACAACTACGCGGTCGATTTCATCGAGGCCACGCGCTGGATCAAACAGAATCTCCCCTACGCGCGCGTCAGCGGTGGTGTGAGCAATATTTCCTTCAGCTTTCGCGGAAACAATCCCGTCCGCGAGGCGATGCACACGGCTTTTCTTTACCATGCGATCAAAGCCGGTCTGGACATGGGAATCGTCAATGCCGGGCAGCTCGGTGTTTACGCGGAAATCCCGCCCGATCTGCTCGAGCTAATCGAGGACGTCCTGCTCAACCGCCGTCCCGATGCCACCGAGCGCCTTGTTGCATTTGCCGAGACGGTCAAAGGCGCGGGCAGAGCCGCCGTCGAGAAAGACACCAAATGGCGGGAGGCCCCGGTCGAGGAGCGGTTGGCTCACGCTTTGATCAAAGGTATCGTTGATCACATCGACGAGGACACCGAGGAAGCGCGGCAGAAATACCCGCGTCCGCTCGATGTCATCGAGGGGCCGTTGATGAATGGTATGCGGATCGTCGGCGATCTTTTCGGCGAAGGAAAAATGTTCCTCCCGCAGGTGGTGAAAAGCGCGCGCGTTATGAAACGATCGGTCGCCTGGCTCACGCCTTACATGGAGCGCGAGCGCGCGGCGAATCCCAACGCCCGTGCGCAGGGCAAAGTGCTCATGGCCACGGTCAAAGGCGACGTCCACGACATCGGCAAGAACATCGTCGGTGTCGTGCTGGCCTGCAATAGTTACGAGGTCGTCGATCTCGGTGTCATGGTCTCTTGCGAAAAGATCCTCGCCGAGGCCCGCACCCACGGGGTCGATGTGATTGGCCTGAGCGGGCTCATCACCCCGTCGCTCGACGAAATGATGCACGTCGCCTCGGAAATGAAGCGTGAAGGATTCGACATCCCGCTTCTCATCGGCGGGGCCACCACCAGCCGCGCCCACAGCGCGGTGAAAATCGCCCCGCATTACGACAAGGAAGTCGTGCATGTCACCGACGCTTCGCGCGTGGTGGGTGTTGTCTCGCAATTGCTCAATCCGGACACTCGGCCGAAATTCGCCGCCGATTTGTCGGCCGACTACGAACGCCTGCGCACGGAATTTGCGGCCAAACAGCGCGACGCCAAGTTGGTGGGCATCGAGGAAGCGCGCAAACGGCGTTTCGCGCCCGACTGGTCGAAGGAGTCTATCGACACTCCGGCATTCACCGGGGTGAAAGTCTTCGACGATTTCCCGTTGGAGGAATTGGTCGATTACATCGACTGGTCGCCGTTTTTCCACGCGTGGGAATTGCGCGGACGTTTTCCGTCCATCCTCGAAGACGAAGTGGTAGGACAACATGCCACCGAACTCTACAACGACGCCCGCAAGATGCTCGATCGGATGGTGCAGGAGAAATGGGTCACGGCCAAAGGCGTCTGCGCCATCATGCCGGCCAACACGGTGGGTGACGACATCGAGATCTACGCCGACGCGGATCGCTCCAAGGTCCTGAAGACGTTCCACACGTTGCGTCAGCAGCTGGACAAATCCTCCGGCCAGCCTGACTACGCGCTAGCCGACTTCCTTGCGCCGAAGGGCAGCGGACGCATCGACTACTGCGGCGGTTTCACCGTGACCGCCGGCATCGGCGTCGAAGAACGTGCCAAGGCCTTCGAAGCCGAGCACGATGACTACAGCGCGATCATGCTCAAAGCGCTGGCTGACCGTTTGGCCGAAGCCTTTGCCGAGCGCATGCACAAGGAGGTTCGCGATCTTTGGGGCTACGGCAAATCCGAGTCGCTAAGCAATGAGGATCTCATCCGCGAAAAATATCGCGGAATCCGTCCGGCGCCCGGCTATCCGGCGTGTCCCGACCATACGGAAAAATGGACGCTTTTCGACCTCCTCGAGAGCACCAAGCACACCGGCGTCAAGTTGACTGAAAGCCTCGCCATGATGCCGGCCAGCTCGGTGAGCGGTCTCTACTTCGCGCACCCCGAGGCCAAATATTTCGCCGTCGGCAAAATCCAGCGCGACCAAATAGAAGACTACGCGAAGCGCAAAGGCATGACGGTGGCCGAAGTGGAGAAATGGCTCAGCCCGAACTTGGCTTACGAGTCGAAGCGGTAG
- a CDS encoding DUF2281 domain-containing protein: protein MSTATLELIRICESLPEAKQAEVTDFARFLLDREGDKRWESIVAEGEPRPRFESFLRDAAAEPAEPLDLKRL from the coding sequence ATGAGCACGGCGACGCTTGAACTGATCCGTATCTGCGAATCGTTACCCGAAGCGAAGCAAGCTGAGGTCACCGACTTTGCCCGTTTCCTTCTGGACCGGGAGGGTGACAAGCGCTGGGAATCTATCGTGGCCGAAGGCGAGCCGCGCCCGCGGTTCGAGAGTTTCCTGCGCGATGCGGCAGCGGAGCCAGCCGAGCCTCTCGACCTCAAGCGCTTGTGA
- a CDS encoding type II toxin-antitoxin system RelE/ParE family toxin, whose translation MKIVIQPSALADLKGGFRFYERQQTGLGSYFLDSLYSDIESLLLYAGIHPQHFGKHRLLSERFPCAVYYEVRDDLILVRAVLDLRRDPSWISRKLRKLK comes from the coding sequence GTGAAAATTGTCATTCAACCGTCAGCACTGGCGGACTTGAAGGGTGGGTTTCGGTTTTACGAAAGACAGCAGACGGGACTCGGAAGCTATTTTCTCGATTCACTTTATTCCGATATCGAGTCCCTTCTCCTCTACGCAGGAATTCATCCGCAGCATTTTGGCAAGCATCGCCTTCTCTCGGAAAGATTTCCATGCGCCGTCTACTATGAAGTGCGGGACGACCTGATTCTGGTTCGGGCGGTTTTGGATCTACGCAGAGATCCATCGTGGATATCCCGAAAACTGCGCAAGCTTAAATAA